A genomic stretch from Astatotilapia calliptera chromosome 4, fAstCal1.2, whole genome shotgun sequence includes:
- the arhgap23a gene encoding rho GTPase-activating protein 23 isoform X6, with amino-acid sequence MLVASDADLTKLSAPMPAAMLPCPAPAGSDWSFQNPVGVDCSSPEPRCIWLAVLRGGTTSEPPTSPPAMPIGHSQSSHQPRAKGRRDGFSSAGDNPRPPMATRPGREGVGMGWKGPRTLVLHKNSQGFGFTLRHFIVYPPESALHTNLKDEENGNGKGFQKGQLEPMDTIFVKNVREKGPAHQAGLCTGDRLVKVNGESILGKTYSQVIALIQNSESVLELSIMPKDEDVLQLVSAYSQDAYLTGNEPYAGGAENLPPPPPLCYPRSKTTSVSGAPLSSPMGQNQLDNWSRWPGSSSPSSPLDNRSAVCSPASWQEGRPGEPGGVGHSSPAHRTEEIQYGMTSQQPQGQIRGRSYSSSSSSGGPLSSPLQVHYPNHHGASSSQAQPRKSSSAWTSPPQPQISHSRSDRCQQALSDWYYNQQPDRSVRKMQTRHRSYSQDRLSESRRQQQRTGGWPHSASQDTLLLLQQSGPGPQGEPYWSYGDHTATNYTRTRSENLLALYDHHGRSLEMLDRGAAGLVSPRIDRPAWLQQAPKPPPRTDAYHRQGNHFSAAQAPQVSRQSQPTSKHHPQTHTQPQPAPTQSRRLPPGQSVDDLPVGYRSYSPSFYRKTGRILQQAHSFRDPSYSGPHLNWNPVPKTSPPEGTPAPPTASTTTPVASATPESQDRGYRPTNHERERGAVEGQAELVAQTQEVVMRQKPPTGRRNVQGMRHPHYALPLDGLEPSLFSPDPKDSAPGPGSTGDVASGKPNGNLAPLPLEDDSLASIPFIGSIKSSRRSSYVLAISSERSKSCDEGLNTFREDGRSFRRLPKRVKSFFTDGSLDNIGTAEEVRSKRHSTSELGNITYSDVWREGWLHYKQIHTEKGKKVGSAMRPWKRVFSVLRSQSLFLYKDKREAVLRGATFGGSAEDEQPISIQGCLVDIAYSETKRKHALRLTTQDFCEYLLQAEDREDMLNWIKVIGENSKIDNEELGFSRQALINKKLNDYRKQSPAVNKPDSSPKLSRMKPPFLLNKTENAAGAPRSPKPEGKDESSPPKSPWGINIMKKAKKAGPKAFGVRLEECQPGTNNKFVPMIVEICCGLVEEMGLEYTGIYRVPGNNAMVSLLQEQLNKGVDINPAEEKWQDLNVVSSLLKSFFRKLPEPLFTNDKYNDFIDANRMENASDRLKTMKKLIRDLPDHYYHTLKFLVGHLKTVADNSDKNKMEPRNLALVFGPTLVRTSEDNMKDMVTHMPDRYKIVETLIQHCTWFFTDELDKDEKTPVDTEDVQPAPNIDHLLSNIGRTALLGEASDSTNSDSAKSKGSWGSKKDLTAKEFLALSIMSAVTGRKRRKRHNARRVGSSTDDDSEHEPIKAGHLGAGEEEEVESPVGDTAPRAEGEEDDDEEEEEDEEEEDEEVAESGVKEERQEEPAVKPNRLSCKVEEEAGGRQAAMLNEEEEVQAEVKGPQWRAPEDARSIVSGYSTLSTLGRSLGSEGRGDDADDEHSELVSETDNESGFASRSLTQERPDKHPAPPVNTQLLAPPRSFLYTHYKSPALSTSNILTPPTSLTQRPDSTERSDGGARSTTPSSSSFSSSSTTHRLHSRPSFNSHKLIQCDTLARRKLKSEKNKTRSLDLMESPEGTAPSEGSGSGTEGAPTAKRDTSRTNTSSGSSQESLRPARPKPAVLPSEAASFTPTGPGGKSLADQVRARLLGSADNLHRVGLRKPPSPETRRKKRAWRRHTVVASPTEMSDKRPQLIVSDFPLSPNNQNQVKTQGLPRDAEGLDQGPATRQAPTSNFHQYL; translated from the exons GATGAGGAGAACGGTAACGGAAAGG GGTTTCAGAAAGGTCAGTTGGAGCCAATGGACACTATATTTGTGAAGAACGTGAGAGAAAAGGGTCCGGCCCATCAGGCAGGCCTGTGCACAG GGGATCGTCTGGTGAAAGTGAATGGAGAAAGTATTCTAGGAAAGACGTACTCACAGGTGATCGCCCTCATTCAGAACAG TGAGAGCGTGTTGGAGCTCTCCATTATGCCAAAGGATGAAGATGTGCTTCAGTTGGTAAGT GCGTACTCCCAGGATGCCTACCTGACGGGTAATGAACCGTACGCTGGGGGAGCTGAAAACCTTCCGCCGCCACCCCCCCTATGTTACCCACGCTCCAAGACGACGTCGGTTTCTGGAGCTCCCCTCTCATCCCCCATGGGCCAGAACCAGCTGGATAACTGGAGTCGCTGGCCAGGTTCTTCCAGCCCCTCATCACCCTTGGACAACCGATCTGCTGTGTGCAGCCCCGCCAGCTGGCAGGAGGGGCGGCCAGGCGAGCCCGGTGGTGTGGGTCACAGCAGTCCAGCCCACCGCACAGAGGAGATCCAGTACGGTATGACCAGCCAGCAGCCTCAGGGCCAGATTAGGGGACGCTCCTACTCTTCGTCTTCCTCCTCCGGAGGCCCTTTGTCCAGCCCGCTACAAGTTCACTACCCCAACCACCATGGTGCCAGTTCTTCACAGGCTCAGCCACGCAAGTCCAGCTCAGCCTGGACCAGTCCCCCTCAGCCACAGATCAGCCACAGCCGCAGTGACCGCTGCCAGCAGGCCCTCTCTGACTGGTACTACAACCAGCAGCCGGATCGCTCAGTACGCAAGATGCAGACCCGCCATCGGAGCTACTCACAAGACCGGCTCAGTGAATCAAGGAGGCAGCAGCAGCGTACAGGTGGCTGGCCACACAGCGCCTCCCAGGACACTCTGCTCTTACTTCAGCAGTCAGGACCCGGACCCCAAGGGGAGCCATACTGGTCCTACGGAGACCACACTGCCACTAACTATACTCGAACACGCTCTGAAAATTTGCTCGCCCTCTACGACCACCATGGTCGCTCGTTAGAGATGTTGGACCGAGGAGCAGCTGGACTGGTCTCGCCTCGGATTGACAGGCCCGCGTGGCTCCAGCAGGCCCCCAAGCCTCCCCCGAGGACTGACGCTTACCACAGGCAGGGCAACCATTTTAGCGCAGCGCAAGCTCCTCAAGTGTCCCGGCAGTCACAGCCAACCTCTAAACACCACCCACAGACCCACACCCAGCCACAGCCGGCGCCCACTCAGAGCAGGCGGCTTCCTCCTGGACAGAGCGTGGACGACCTGCCGGTGGGCTACCGTAGCTACAGCCCATCTTTTTACCGCAAAACAGGCCGCATCCTGCAGCAGGCTCATTCGTTCAGGGACCCTTCATACTCTGGCCCCCACTTAAACTGGAACCCAGTACCTAAAACCAGCCCTCCAGAGGGGACGCCAGCACCTCCCACTGCCTCCACCACAACTCCAGTTGCCTCCGCCACGCCCGAATCCCAGGACAGAGGGTACAGGCCAACAAACCACGAGAGGGAACGAGGGGCAGTGGAAGGGCAGGCTGAATTGGTGGCACAGACCCAGGAAGTGGTGATGAGGCAGAAACCCCCCACGGGGCGGAGGAATGTCCAGGGTATGCGTCACCCTCACTATGCCCTGCCTTTGGATGGGCTAGAACCCTCTTTGTTTTCTCCTGATCCCAAAGACTCAGCCCCAGGTCCCGGTTCCACAGGAGATGTAGCCTCAGGCAAACCAAATGGAAACCTTGCTCCCCTCCCACTAGAGGATGACTCTCTGGCCTCCATCCCCTTCATAG GCAGTATTAAATCCAGTCGCCGTTCCTCCTATGTTCTAGCCATCTCCAGCGAGCGCTCCAAGTCATGTGACGAAGGACTCAACACGTTCAGAGAGGACGGACGATCCTT TAGGAGGCTTCCAAAAAGAGTGAAGAGCTTCTTCACAGATGGG TCTCTGGACAACATCGGGACAGCGGAGGAGGTTCGGTCGAAACGTCACTCCACCTCGGAGCTGGGAAACATCACTTACAGCGATGTATGGCGAGAAGGATGGCTGCACTACAAGCAGATCCACACCGAGAAGGGCAAG AAGGTAGGCAGCGCCATGCGTCCGTGGAAGCGTGTCTTTTCGGTTCTTCGCTCCCAATCGCTGTTCCTCTACAAGGATAAGCGGGAGGCGGTGCTTCGCGGAGCCACATTTGGAGGTTCGGCCGAGGATGAGCAGCCGATCAGCATCCAGGGCTGCCTGGTGGACATCGCGTACAGCGAGACCAAACGAAAGCACGCCCTCCGGCTGACCACCCAGGACTTCTGTGAGTATTTGCTGCAAGCGGAGGACCGGGAGGACATGCTGAATTGGATAAAGGTCATCGGGGAGAACAGCAAGATAGACAACGAG GAGCTCGGCTTTTCCAGGCAGGCCCTCATTAATAAGAAGCTTAATGACTACAGAAAACAAAG TCCAGCTGTCAACAAGCCAGACTCCTCTCCCAAGTTGTCCCGTATGAAGCCTCCCTTCCTGCTCAATAAGACGGAGAACGCTGCTGGAGCGCCACGCTCGCCCAAACCAGAAGGCAAAG ATGAGAGCAGCCCTCCCAAGTCTCCATGGGGAATTAACATCatgaagaaagcaaagaaagctGGGCCCAAAGCTTTCGGTGTGAGGCTGGAGGAATGTCAACCTGGTACAAATAACAAG TTCGTTCCAATGATTGTGGAGATCTGCTGTGGCCTCGTGGAGGAGATGGGTCTGGAATACACCGGCATTTACCGAGTCCCAGGGAATAACGCCATGGTGTCGCTGCTCCAGGAGCAGCTCAACAAGGGCGTGGACATCAACCCTGCAGAGGAG AAGTGGCAGGACCTCAATGTCGTCAGTAGCTTACTCAAATCCTTCTTCAGGAAACTCCCAGAGCCACTCTTCACCAACG ACAAGTACAACGACTTCATCGATGCCAATCGGATGGAAAATGCATCCGACAGACTGAAGACCATGAAGAAGTTG ATCCGCGACCTCCCAGATCATTATTACCACACTCTCAAGTTCCTGGTTGGTCACCTGAAGACTGTAGCCGACAACTCGGATAAAAACAAG ATGGAGCCTCGTAACTTGGCTCTCGTGTTTGGGCCGACGCTGGTTCGGACGTCTGAGGACAACATGAAAGACATGGTCACTCACATGCCCGACCGCTACAAGATCGTAGAAACGCTCATACAACAC TGCACCTGGTTTTTCACTGATGAGCTAGACAAGGATGAGAAG ACACCAGTGGACACGGAGGACGTGCAGCCCGCCCCCAACATCGACCACCTGCTCTCCAACATCGGCAGGACCGCTCTGCTCGGCGAAGCCTCGG attCAACCAACAGTGATTCAGCGAAATCAAAG GGGTCATGGGGGTCAAAGAAGGACCTCACAGCCAAGGAATTCCTGGCTCTGTCCATCATGTCAGCGGTTACTGGCCGCAAACGCAGGAAGCGCCATAACGCCCGCCGCGTGGGCAGCAGCACCGACGACGACTCTGAGCATGAGCCGATCAAAGCTGGACATTTAGGggcaggagaggaagaggaggtggagtCGCCAGTAGGAGACACTGCTCCTCgagcagagggagaggaggatgatgacgaagaggaagaagaggacgaggaggaggaggatgaggaagtTGCAGAGAGCGGAGTGAAAGAGGAGCGACAAGAGGAGCCGGCCGTTAAACCCAATCGGTTGTCCTGTAAAGTGGAAGAGGAGGCGGGAGGAAGGCAGGCAGCCATGTTaaacgaggaggaggaggtgcaggCGGAGGTGAAGGGGCCTCAGTGGCGAGCTCCAGAGGATGCTCGCTCTATAGTTTCAGGTTACTCCACCCTCTCTACTTTAGGGCGGAGCTTGGGATCTGAGGGGAGGGGGGACGATGCTGATGATGAACACAGCGAGCTggtgagcgagacagataatgAGAGCGGCTTCGCCTCGCGCTCTCTTACACAGGAGAGACCCGATAAACACCCGGCGCCACCTGTAAACACGCAGCTGCTGGCGCCGCCGCGAAGCTTTCTCTACACACACTACAAAAGCCCCGCTCTGTCAACCAGTAACATTCTCACCCCACCCACTTCCCTCACACAGAGACCAGACTCCACAGAGAGGAGCGACGGAGGGGCCCGCTCCACTAcaccttcttcctcctccttctcgtcCTCCTCCACCACTCACAGACTGCACTCGCGGCCTTCCTTTAACTCCCACAAGCTGATCCAGTGCGACACTCTGGCCAGGAGGAAGCTGAAGTCTGAGAAAAACAAGACTCGCTCCCTGGACCTGATGGAGTCTCCCGAGGGCACGGCTCCATCCGAGGGCTCCGGCTCAGGAACGGAAGGTGCACCCACAGCAAAGAGGGATACCTCCAGAACCAACACTTCCTCAGGCAGCAGCCAGGAGAGTCTGCGCCCAGCCCGACCCAAGCCTGCCGTGCTGCCCAGCGAGGCCGCTTCCTTCACTCCGACCGGCCCGGGCGGGAAGTCGCTGGCCGATCAGGTCCGCGCCCGACTGCTAGGCTCAGCTGACAACCTGCACCGCGTCGGACTGCGGAAACCACCGTCACCCGAGACGCGCAGGAAGAAGCGGGCTTGGCGCAGACACACTGTGGTGGCTTCCCCGACTGAGATGTCCGATAAGAGACCCCAGCTGATTGTCAGCGATTTCCCCTTATCTCCTAACAATCAAAACCAGGTCAAAACACAAGGGCTGCCTCGGGATGCAGAAGGTCTTGACCAAGGACCGGCTACACGTCAAGCACCCACCTCCAATTTCCACCAGTACCTTTGA
- the arhgap23a gene encoding rho GTPase-activating protein 23 isoform X5 yields the protein MLVASDADLTKLSAPMPAAMLPCPAPAGSDWSFQNPVGVDCSSPEPRCIWLAVLRGGTTSEPPTSPPAMPIGHSQSSHQPRAKGRRDGFSSAGDNPRPPMATRPGREGVGMGWKGPRTLVLHKNSQGFGFTLRHFIVYPPESALHTNLKDEENGNGKGFQKGQLEPMDTIFVKNVREKGPAHQAGLCTGDRLVKVNGESILGKTYSQVIALIQNSESVLELSIMPKDEDVLQLVSAYSQDAYLTGNEPYAGGAENLPPPPPLCYPRSKTTSVSGAPLSSPMGQNQLDNWSRWPGSSSPSSPLDNRSAVCSPASWQEGRPGEPGGVGHSSPAHRTEEIQYGMTSQQPQGQIRGRSYSSSSSSGGPLSSPLQVHYPNHHGASSSQAQPRKSSSAWTSPPQPQISHSRSDRCQQALSDWYYNQQPDRSVRKMQTRHRSYSQDRLSESRRQQQRTGGWPHSASQDTLLLLQQSGPGPQGEPYWSYGDHTATNYTRTRSENLLALYDHHGRSLEMLDRGAAGLVSPRIDRPAWLQQAPKPPPRTDAYHRQGNHFSAAQAPQVSRQSQPTSKHHPQTHTQPQPAPTQSRRLPPGQSVDDLPVGYRSYSPSFYRKTGRILQQAHSFRDPSYSGPHLNWNPVPKTSPPEGTPAPPTASTTTPVASATPESQDRGYRPTNHERERGAVEGQAELVAQTQEVVMRQKPPTGRRNVQGMRHPHYALPLDGLEPSLFSPDPKDSAPGPGSTGDVASGKPNGNLAPLPLEDDSLASIPFIDEPTSPGADLRARHVPASSVVSSGMSSTPAVVNSPASPTFTFPLTRLFSHDCTISSERSKSCDEGLNTFREDGRSFRRLPKRVKSFFTDGSLDNIGTAEEVRSKRHSTSELGNITYSDVWREGWLHYKQIHTEKGKKVGSAMRPWKRVFSVLRSQSLFLYKDKREAVLRGATFGGSAEDEQPISIQGCLVDIAYSETKRKHALRLTTQDFCEYLLQAEDREDMLNWIKVIGENSKIDNEELGFSRQALINKKLNDYRKQSPAVNKPDSSPKLSRMKPPFLLNKTENAAGAPRSPKPEGKDESSPPKSPWGINIMKKAKKAGPKAFGVRLEECQPGTNNKFVPMIVEICCGLVEEMGLEYTGIYRVPGNNAMVSLLQEQLNKGVDINPAEEKWQDLNVVSSLLKSFFRKLPEPLFTNDKYNDFIDANRMENASDRLKTMKKLIRDLPDHYYHTLKFLVGHLKTVADNSDKNKMEPRNLALVFGPTLVRTSEDNMKDMVTHMPDRYKIVETLIQHCTWFFTDELDKDEKTPVDTEDVQPAPNIDHLLSNIGRTALLGEASDSTNSDSAKSKGSWGSKKDLTAKEFLALSIMSAVTGRKRRKRHNARRVGSSTDDDSEHEPIKAGHLGAGEEEEVESPVGDTAPRAEGEEDDDEEEEEDEEEEDEEVAESGVKEERQEEPAVKPNRLSCKVEEEAGGRQAAMLNEEEEVQAEVKGPQWRAPEDARSIVSGYSTLSTLGRSLGSEGRGDDADDEHSELVSETDNESGFASRSLTQERPDKHPAPPVNTQLLAPPRSFLYTHYKSPALSTSNILTPPTSLTQRPDSTERSDGGARSTTPSSSSFSSSSTTHRLHSRPSFNSHKLIQCDTLARRKLKSEKNKTRSLDLMESPEGTAPSEGSGSGTEGAPTAKRDTSRTNTSSGSSQESLRPARPKPAVLPSEAASFTPTGPGGKSLADQVRARLLGSADNLHRVGLRKPPSPETRRKKRAWRRHTVVASPTEMSDKRPQLIVSDFPLSPNNQNQVKTQGLPRDAEGLDQGPATRQAPTSNFHQYL from the exons GATGAGGAGAACGGTAACGGAAAGG GGTTTCAGAAAGGTCAGTTGGAGCCAATGGACACTATATTTGTGAAGAACGTGAGAGAAAAGGGTCCGGCCCATCAGGCAGGCCTGTGCACAG GGGATCGTCTGGTGAAAGTGAATGGAGAAAGTATTCTAGGAAAGACGTACTCACAGGTGATCGCCCTCATTCAGAACAG TGAGAGCGTGTTGGAGCTCTCCATTATGCCAAAGGATGAAGATGTGCTTCAGTTGGTAAGT GCGTACTCCCAGGATGCCTACCTGACGGGTAATGAACCGTACGCTGGGGGAGCTGAAAACCTTCCGCCGCCACCCCCCCTATGTTACCCACGCTCCAAGACGACGTCGGTTTCTGGAGCTCCCCTCTCATCCCCCATGGGCCAGAACCAGCTGGATAACTGGAGTCGCTGGCCAGGTTCTTCCAGCCCCTCATCACCCTTGGACAACCGATCTGCTGTGTGCAGCCCCGCCAGCTGGCAGGAGGGGCGGCCAGGCGAGCCCGGTGGTGTGGGTCACAGCAGTCCAGCCCACCGCACAGAGGAGATCCAGTACGGTATGACCAGCCAGCAGCCTCAGGGCCAGATTAGGGGACGCTCCTACTCTTCGTCTTCCTCCTCCGGAGGCCCTTTGTCCAGCCCGCTACAAGTTCACTACCCCAACCACCATGGTGCCAGTTCTTCACAGGCTCAGCCACGCAAGTCCAGCTCAGCCTGGACCAGTCCCCCTCAGCCACAGATCAGCCACAGCCGCAGTGACCGCTGCCAGCAGGCCCTCTCTGACTGGTACTACAACCAGCAGCCGGATCGCTCAGTACGCAAGATGCAGACCCGCCATCGGAGCTACTCACAAGACCGGCTCAGTGAATCAAGGAGGCAGCAGCAGCGTACAGGTGGCTGGCCACACAGCGCCTCCCAGGACACTCTGCTCTTACTTCAGCAGTCAGGACCCGGACCCCAAGGGGAGCCATACTGGTCCTACGGAGACCACACTGCCACTAACTATACTCGAACACGCTCTGAAAATTTGCTCGCCCTCTACGACCACCATGGTCGCTCGTTAGAGATGTTGGACCGAGGAGCAGCTGGACTGGTCTCGCCTCGGATTGACAGGCCCGCGTGGCTCCAGCAGGCCCCCAAGCCTCCCCCGAGGACTGACGCTTACCACAGGCAGGGCAACCATTTTAGCGCAGCGCAAGCTCCTCAAGTGTCCCGGCAGTCACAGCCAACCTCTAAACACCACCCACAGACCCACACCCAGCCACAGCCGGCGCCCACTCAGAGCAGGCGGCTTCCTCCTGGACAGAGCGTGGACGACCTGCCGGTGGGCTACCGTAGCTACAGCCCATCTTTTTACCGCAAAACAGGCCGCATCCTGCAGCAGGCTCATTCGTTCAGGGACCCTTCATACTCTGGCCCCCACTTAAACTGGAACCCAGTACCTAAAACCAGCCCTCCAGAGGGGACGCCAGCACCTCCCACTGCCTCCACCACAACTCCAGTTGCCTCCGCCACGCCCGAATCCCAGGACAGAGGGTACAGGCCAACAAACCACGAGAGGGAACGAGGGGCAGTGGAAGGGCAGGCTGAATTGGTGGCACAGACCCAGGAAGTGGTGATGAGGCAGAAACCCCCCACGGGGCGGAGGAATGTCCAGGGTATGCGTCACCCTCACTATGCCCTGCCTTTGGATGGGCTAGAACCCTCTTTGTTTTCTCCTGATCCCAAAGACTCAGCCCCAGGTCCCGGTTCCACAGGAGATGTAGCCTCAGGCAAACCAAATGGAAACCTTGCTCCCCTCCCACTAGAGGATGACTCTCTGGCCTCCATCCCCTTCATAG ACGAGCCAACCAGCCCCGGCGCCGATTTGCGCGCCCGGCACGTGCCGGCGTCCTCCGTTGTCTCCAGCGGCATGAGTTCAACGCCCGCCGTGGTCAACAGCCCTGCATCCCCCACCTTCACCTTCCCCCTCACTAGGCTCTTCTCACACGACTGCA CCATCTCCAGCGAGCGCTCCAAGTCATGTGACGAAGGACTCAACACGTTCAGAGAGGACGGACGATCCTT TAGGAGGCTTCCAAAAAGAGTGAAGAGCTTCTTCACAGATGGG TCTCTGGACAACATCGGGACAGCGGAGGAGGTTCGGTCGAAACGTCACTCCACCTCGGAGCTGGGAAACATCACTTACAGCGATGTATGGCGAGAAGGATGGCTGCACTACAAGCAGATCCACACCGAGAAGGGCAAG AAGGTAGGCAGCGCCATGCGTCCGTGGAAGCGTGTCTTTTCGGTTCTTCGCTCCCAATCGCTGTTCCTCTACAAGGATAAGCGGGAGGCGGTGCTTCGCGGAGCCACATTTGGAGGTTCGGCCGAGGATGAGCAGCCGATCAGCATCCAGGGCTGCCTGGTGGACATCGCGTACAGCGAGACCAAACGAAAGCACGCCCTCCGGCTGACCACCCAGGACTTCTGTGAGTATTTGCTGCAAGCGGAGGACCGGGAGGACATGCTGAATTGGATAAAGGTCATCGGGGAGAACAGCAAGATAGACAACGAG GAGCTCGGCTTTTCCAGGCAGGCCCTCATTAATAAGAAGCTTAATGACTACAGAAAACAAAG TCCAGCTGTCAACAAGCCAGACTCCTCTCCCAAGTTGTCCCGTATGAAGCCTCCCTTCCTGCTCAATAAGACGGAGAACGCTGCTGGAGCGCCACGCTCGCCCAAACCAGAAGGCAAAG ATGAGAGCAGCCCTCCCAAGTCTCCATGGGGAATTAACATCatgaagaaagcaaagaaagctGGGCCCAAAGCTTTCGGTGTGAGGCTGGAGGAATGTCAACCTGGTACAAATAACAAG TTCGTTCCAATGATTGTGGAGATCTGCTGTGGCCTCGTGGAGGAGATGGGTCTGGAATACACCGGCATTTACCGAGTCCCAGGGAATAACGCCATGGTGTCGCTGCTCCAGGAGCAGCTCAACAAGGGCGTGGACATCAACCCTGCAGAGGAG AAGTGGCAGGACCTCAATGTCGTCAGTAGCTTACTCAAATCCTTCTTCAGGAAACTCCCAGAGCCACTCTTCACCAACG ACAAGTACAACGACTTCATCGATGCCAATCGGATGGAAAATGCATCCGACAGACTGAAGACCATGAAGAAGTTG ATCCGCGACCTCCCAGATCATTATTACCACACTCTCAAGTTCCTGGTTGGTCACCTGAAGACTGTAGCCGACAACTCGGATAAAAACAAG ATGGAGCCTCGTAACTTGGCTCTCGTGTTTGGGCCGACGCTGGTTCGGACGTCTGAGGACAACATGAAAGACATGGTCACTCACATGCCCGACCGCTACAAGATCGTAGAAACGCTCATACAACAC TGCACCTGGTTTTTCACTGATGAGCTAGACAAGGATGAGAAG ACACCAGTGGACACGGAGGACGTGCAGCCCGCCCCCAACATCGACCACCTGCTCTCCAACATCGGCAGGACCGCTCTGCTCGGCGAAGCCTCGG attCAACCAACAGTGATTCAGCGAAATCAAAG GGGTCATGGGGGTCAAAGAAGGACCTCACAGCCAAGGAATTCCTGGCTCTGTCCATCATGTCAGCGGTTACTGGCCGCAAACGCAGGAAGCGCCATAACGCCCGCCGCGTGGGCAGCAGCACCGACGACGACTCTGAGCATGAGCCGATCAAAGCTGGACATTTAGGggcaggagaggaagaggaggtggagtCGCCAGTAGGAGACACTGCTCCTCgagcagagggagaggaggatgatgacgaagaggaagaagaggacgaggaggaggaggatgaggaagtTGCAGAGAGCGGAGTGAAAGAGGAGCGACAAGAGGAGCCGGCCGTTAAACCCAATCGGTTGTCCTGTAAAGTGGAAGAGGAGGCGGGAGGAAGGCAGGCAGCCATGTTaaacgaggaggaggaggtgcaggCGGAGGTGAAGGGGCCTCAGTGGCGAGCTCCAGAGGATGCTCGCTCTATAGTTTCAGGTTACTCCACCCTCTCTACTTTAGGGCGGAGCTTGGGATCTGAGGGGAGGGGGGACGATGCTGATGATGAACACAGCGAGCTggtgagcgagacagataatgAGAGCGGCTTCGCCTCGCGCTCTCTTACACAGGAGAGACCCGATAAACACCCGGCGCCACCTGTAAACACGCAGCTGCTGGCGCCGCCGCGAAGCTTTCTCTACACACACTACAAAAGCCCCGCTCTGTCAACCAGTAACATTCTCACCCCACCCACTTCCCTCACACAGAGACCAGACTCCACAGAGAGGAGCGACGGAGGGGCCCGCTCCACTAcaccttcttcctcctccttctcgtcCTCCTCCACCACTCACAGACTGCACTCGCGGCCTTCCTTTAACTCCCACAAGCTGATCCAGTGCGACACTCTGGCCAGGAGGAAGCTGAAGTCTGAGAAAAACAAGACTCGCTCCCTGGACCTGATGGAGTCTCCCGAGGGCACGGCTCCATCCGAGGGCTCCGGCTCAGGAACGGAAGGTGCACCCACAGCAAAGAGGGATACCTCCAGAACCAACACTTCCTCAGGCAGCAGCCAGGAGAGTCTGCGCCCAGCCCGACCCAAGCCTGCCGTGCTGCCCAGCGAGGCCGCTTCCTTCACTCCGACCGGCCCGGGCGGGAAGTCGCTGGCCGATCAGGTCCGCGCCCGACTGCTAGGCTCAGCTGACAACCTGCACCGCGTCGGACTGCGGAAACCACCGTCACCCGAGACGCGCAGGAAGAAGCGGGCTTGGCGCAGACACACTGTGGTGGCTTCCCCGACTGAGATGTCCGATAAGAGACCCCAGCTGATTGTCAGCGATTTCCCCTTATCTCCTAACAATCAAAACCAGGTCAAAACACAAGGGCTGCCTCGGGATGCAGAAGGTCTTGACCAAGGACCGGCTACACGTCAAGCACCCACCTCCAATTTCCACCAGTACCTTTGA